Within the Zea mays cultivar B73 chromosome 10, Zm-B73-REFERENCE-NAM-5.0, whole genome shotgun sequence genome, the region TTCGCCTCTTTACTCGCCATCAATTCATCCAATTTATCCGACAGAGATCCCACATCTTGACGAAGATTCAACACCTCAGTTTCGATCTGAGGTTTCCAGACAGAAAGATCTCTCACCACTGCTGTATTGGCATCCAGGGATTGCTTGATAGACTCGTTTTGCAGTTGCAACGCTTGCAGCAGCGCCTTGAGATCCCCCACGCTTTGCTCCATGTTTTGAAGATCACGTTGCAGGCGAGTCTTGTATTGCGGACGGAGAAGATACTCCGGAGGATCCGCCAGGATTGCGACCAGAATCCGATACCAATTTGTAAGACCCTTGACACTGCAGAATAAACTCTCCACCGTCAGAACACACCAGGAACCAAATCTGAGATAACGAGCACCGTTCCCGGTACTCTCCTCCTCTCACGAAGATCAAATTTAACTGGGGTTTCCAGAGTACAGGGGGAATTCGCTATTACAGAGATCGAGCCTAGCTCTCTCTCACCAGATCGCCGGACGCAGACGGTATTCAGACTTCAGTTCCAACCCAAAAACCCTACTCTTCCCCTGGCTGGCTAAAAACCAGGTCTACTCCTCGGGCATCGCTTCACGCGTCATTTGGCCCATTCCGGTCCAGCCCATTTCCTGTTGGGCCTTCTCTCCCATTCTTGGTTTCTCCGGCTTCAGGTTTGTGTCCAGTCCTGTGACACTTACCTAGATTGAGAACTCTATCTCAGAATATCCTAGATCAGAAGAAAGAAAGCATAAATGGGTGTCTAGAGTTTCTTTTGGGTATTTTGCATTAGTATCCATTATATTAACATGTTTTTGGAGAGTTTCATCTTTTTCAGAAAGAATGACATTTTCCCTAACTTCAACAGCTTGATGTTGCATGGCAACCTGAAGTGCCTTCTTAACATAAAAAATTGCTAGATTATCATCACCATAAAATATACAATATGCTATATATTGTTCTGTAGGACTTATTGTAATTATCATCATATTTCCGGTGTTCAATATAAAAAAGGACTTATTGTAATTATCATCACATTTATGTGGCCTTCAAACTGGTCCAAAATCACCTTATCCAAGTTTGTTTTCATTGGAGAGCCCCATTTGGATCCTtgaaattgaattccattctaataatagtaatttagacaaagatcaattaagctaatattTGTTTTATGTAGAGTATGTATACTGTTATTAGCAATATgtagagatatttatgtgctatatttttagTACAGAGTAGTGAGTCGAAGATCGTCTTATAAGTTATAGAGTTGAAACATATTCTGTTGATACATAAAATAATTTTTCATACTCTATTCCATtattttgagatagacttatatctgaGCTTTGAAAAGTGTTGGAATGACAAATTTCAAATAAAATAGACTACTTTATTAAGTAAATTTTAATTTTTCTAAAATAAATAGATCCAAACAGTCCAGGAGAGAAATCATGCAGAAATCATGCAGTGAAAGTCCTGAATTGCCTTCTTCAATCCTCCACAGATATATTGCATTTTGTGTTGCCATTGACAGCAATTTAGTTCGTATCACCCTCGTTCTGAAAACGGTATCGAGGATATTTCTTGGCACTTATTCTTCACCATAAGGGTCAAACCAGATGCGGGGGGTTAAATGCTATAACATTAATTTTACCTCCTTAATTTTCTCTCTGTTTTGATCCAAATATGAACAAGCAACCATGAGTTTGAAACCACGACAGAGAATGATCCaagcatgacccagatctgggcatTGACTTCACAGTCTACCATTCGTCTGCAAAGATGTTTCCCAGAAACAAAAATAGCTATTCATCATAGCCATGGTCACTGTAGGGCTGCACACGAAAGTGCGCCTCCTGTTCTAGTGAAAACAAAGACAGGGATATTATTATATCGGAATCGGAACGAACTTATTCAGAGTAATTTGGTGACACATAGTTAGGAGGCGACAAGAATGTTCAATTGTATGTTTGACCAACATTTTATGGAATTTTCCTTGAGCAGCATCTTAAAGAATTGTACTCTTTAATTTGCATCTTAGGGAGTATCTCACATTCTTCTTCACTAGACTCTTATAatcttgttatcttgtatggaatGTCTACTCTTTAAATGCCGGCAAGCCCCATTCGGCAGGTTTGAAGTCCAGCAATGAACTGAGAACTTGGTCAGCTCCTTTGTGATACGAAACATCCAGCCTTGGATCCGGGACCATCACTACAGACCTGCATAAGTagcaagagttgtagtacaaatggTTGCAAAAATCGTGTATCTAAAACAGTAGATACCCTTACATTCCGGCATTTTTCGCTGCAGCTACACCCGAAGGAGCGTCTTCAAAAACCAAGCACTTGCTAGGTTCTACGCCGCCCTAAAAGAAATGCAATGCAGTTGCATCAGTAGAGATTCTCAGACAGCATCCAAAAACATTATAGCTGCAAGTGTTGCCCCATACGATCAAAATCCAATACCTCAAACCTCCTCATAGCAGCAAGAAAAATATCAGGGGATGGTTTGCCAGCCTTCACCTCTGGATCATCACCCATGACAACGTGATGCATCAGGGAAAACATTTCCTGGTGATTCTGGGTCTTCAGTGCAAAATGGCGTTTATGGGATCTGTAAGACACAGTGGGTCAGCAACAAAACATTAGTAGTGTTCTATAATTCATGAAAGGTGATGGGCATTGACCGTTGAGGGAAAGGCCAGATGGATCATCAGGTGTAAAGAAACTTACCCTGTCGCAACAGCCATTGGTACTCCGTTGGCATGAAGATGATGCACCAAACGTAGTACTCCTGCAAGAAACAAGATTCATTCAACACATCATAAGCAAACCGCCTATCGCAATTTAAGTAAATTACAAAAAGGAATCGCAAAGCACTTATGTTAAAGCAACTTGATCAGTGATGCTAAAATGTTGGTTTTTATTCTTCAAAATATCCCACCAGTCAAGGCATGCCTTAATGAAACAGTAATTTTACCACAAGAGATTGTCTTAAGAGGAACAATAAAGTCAAAACTAGGTCTGGGACATTACAAAGAATAAGTGTCAACTGCAAAAGGCCACAATCTGAAATCTTGAAAAATATAGCAATTTTCTTTGGTTCCACTTCAATGGATAATTGGACAGCATTAGCATCAAAAAGCCTGAAGTCCATATGCAACATATTCCATATGATACCGTGAAATGTAAGTTAGCGCAAAATAGTCAATTGTGTTTGACATCACCTATAAAGTCAAATCACGTATCTGAAAGTTGAATTTATATGTTCACAGAAATGCTATGCAAAAATAGTACTATCCCCATTCTTTTTCATTTGTCGCCCACTAGTTTATTTTTTAACTaaaacgcgacaaataaaaaagaacggagggagtatgtGTTAACTCATTGATTGATATAATACTTAGTAATGTGTGTCTACCAAAGTTCACTTCCCCACTTTGATTTTATGGTGGTGCATGAAACTAGAAACCAAAGACTATCTTGTTAAGGACAGCATATAGCAATTAGCAACATGAAACCAAATGGCCAGAGCAACTATGGAATTACATTACATCTGAATATATCAACTTGAGAACTCAAGTTCGTTCCTTTTGAGTTATATTTTCCCCATAAATCCAGTGGACCAAAGTAATTGTCAACATAGAGTAAATTGTACAGTATTGTCAGATCGATGAGAAgtctaaggtagtgtttggttgaagagccaagtagaacggagtcgtTCTGTTCCAGTTTTGATgatgtttggttacaaagtaactagaacggaatgactccaattagggaatattctcctcagatccggaaccattccgctccaaaaaatcaaccggacggagccgctccgttcccattccgctctcacagtcacgctccgttccgttcactctgcaaccaaacaaaaaacagagccgctccgttccagattaccaaacacagaacagagcggctccgttcctagaatcaggaATAGAAcagctccgttctacttggctcctcaaccaaacactacctaaaagGCGTCAGTTGAACACTAAAAGTGACGGGCGGTCCAGTTttgggctcggacggtccgcggcctcgcGATCAGATTGACTCGGCCAGCACGTAACAAGGTGTCATTCCTGCGTCCAGATCACCTTCACAGAGAGCACCACAAGACGGTACTACACTAGTGATTGGCGTACAGATCGACGCCAACAGCGTCCAAGTTCATCAATGACACACCTGGCAGCTTGGTACAGGATGGGAAGAGCGCTTGGAGCATGCTCTCGCGCTCCTCGAGGAACTGCTCGGGGGTGAGGAGGCCGTTGAGGCCGCACTCGTCGACGAAGATGCGGGCAGACTCGGCCGCCTTCTTGCCCATCATCTTGGCCTTGAGCGACCAGTCGAACACCTTGTCGTACCTCGCTAGGATCTTCTCCTGCACCTCCGTGTAGAAGCCCTCCGTGTCTGCGCCCCGGGCCGCAGACCGAGGATCATCAGCGCGCTCCACCCATGGAATGGTGATGGGGCCAAGAACATGGACATCCCCGATCGACAAAACATGGAGAAGATAGAGATACCGAGGAGAAGGCCGTCCATATCGAAGATGACGTGCGAGATACTGGCCCTCGGCTGCGCTGACGCGGCGTCGCCGGCGCCACAGGATGCCATTAGGCGCGGGGCCGCGGGGTTGCGCGAGTGCGAGTGAACGAGATCTGGGACTGGGAGAGGCGACTGGGAGAACGGAATCTTTGGTGGATTGCCGATTGGCGTGCGCATGCGCTTCTCCCTGAGACTCCACGGTCCACACCAGGGACTTCAGCAAACAAGGAAGGGGAAAGGCACTGATGACGTCAGCAGCTCGCGGGCCGATTTAATCCAGGATAAAGGGAAGTTGGTAACGGTAACTTTTTTATGTTTATTGAAAAATAGCCACAATCGCTTTTATATGACCACTTTGAAATTTGGGACAATTGCATTTTTACCTCTATTCACGACTTTAACTCCATTTTTACCCCTAATTTCTGAAAAATTAACATAAATTTTATCTATAATTTGACATCAATTTGAGAACATTTTTAATATAAAATGGTGTCAAATTATAGCTAAAATGCTATCAAAATTATATTTTCAAAGTATTTGTAATGTTAAATTTAATTTATTTTCATTAAATTCAAAGTATTTGAAATTTTGAATATGAAATAATTGATTCTCAAATTTATGGTTGCATTTATGTCATACTTATACTCTAAACTTTTATATCAAAGTGGGGGTAAATTTGTAATAGTTCATAATAAGAGAGGCATTGGTGCACAGTTATGTGCTGACTTAACACCATTATGTGCTTATAACAAAATAGGGGCAAGCAGAGGCTTCGTTTCGAAAAAAAATCAGAGGCAACGATGCAAAGTTCAAAAAACAGAGATAAAATAAAGTTAGGGTCGTGAACACGGGCAACCGTGCAAATACCCCTTAAATTTTTGCAGTTACCTATCGCTCCAGGATGGAGAGGCTATgtaatattttatttttttttcatAAATTAGTCTCGGTCGCTTCGGTGTAGGCTATAATTAGCATATAAACTACTTATTTCATATTTTAAGCGAGAATTTCAATGTATGTAGCAACATTGTCAAATATAGTTTATTGTCATGGCAGTGAGATAAATCTAAACCAAGGAATcaataataagagtttaagtttgGACGAACAATCATAACGTTACATTGTAGCATACATAATGAATCATCTAACCATCTCTTGGTTGTCGAGACCTCTTTGACCCATGTTACGCGTTGACGTGGTCCTAGGAGTAGGTGTGACGACCTAGAGACCTCATCATTTCTCTGGCCGCACGGTGGCTACAGGTGTTGGCTAGGTATCCTATATTCCTATGTCCATAGTGGCAGTGCACCCCCATCTGTGAGAGCCCAACGACATCTTGAACAGACACAATCGAAGGTACATCTCGGTGTTATGGTCGAAGTCAAACATGATGAAAGGTTCTCTTTCGTCGCCATACGCCTGAAGAAACTCTGCATAAtggaaaacaaaaacaaaaataaAAATTAGATTGAACACTTTATTGTTTGTTGTTAGTTTTAGTTCTTGAAGCACCTGCATACGAAGGAGTGGATGTTGAAGGCCCCATCGTCATTGGTTTTTGGATGCCTAAATTAATGTGTATGAAAACATTGTAATTATAGTGTGATCATGTGCACGCCGACACATATGGTGGTTGTTGCACATATGGAATCGATCGGTACCCATGGCTGCTGGAATGTCTTGTGGTCGTAGTCTATATAATTATTTTCAGGGATAGATGCAGTGGTAGAGCGTGTGGGGCTCGAGCCACCTACCGCTCCCGATCCCATGAAGCCCCTCTAAAGCCTTCTCTAAAATTAGATCTATGCATCGATGTTTCAATAGAAGAGTACTTTAATTTCTTTAAACTATTATATTTGTCTATTGTTAATGATTTAGTGAGATTGTGTCATTGTAACAGTTTAGTTcaacccctcctaaaaattttcaTGGCTCCGTCCCTAATTGTTTTGTTAGGTACATGTATGTAATCATATACATTACGGGGAGTTAAATAAGACCTAGAATCATGCAAGACGATGTGGTTGTGTGTTGGGTCTGATATGCTTGGGAggtagttgtcggggaccataattaggggtaccccaagactcctaatctcaactggtaacccccatcagcacaaagctgcaaaggcctgatgggcgcaattcaggttaaggctccgtccactcaagggacacgatctcgcctcgcccgagcccagcctcgggcaaagacagccgacccaggaggattcacgtctcgcccgagggtcccctcaagcgacgggcacaccttcgactcgcccgaggcccagctcgggcaggcttcgcggagaagcaaccttggccagatcgcttcgccagccgaccggatcgcaggagcattcaatgcaagaatcgcctgacaccttatcctgacgcgcgctcttcagtcgacagagccgaagtgaccgcagtcacttcgcccctccactggctgacctgacaggaaaacagcgccgcctgcgctgctccgactactgtgccacctatcagggtgaggctgacagccgccaagttcggcctcaggcgccataggaagctccgcctcgcccgaccctagggctcggactcaacctcgacctcggacaacggtctccaccttgcccgaccccagggctcggactcaacctcgacctcggacgacggtctccgcctcgcccgaccccagggctcggactcaacctcgacctcggacgacggtctccgcctcgcccgaccccagggctcggactcatcctcgacctcggaggagcctccgcctcgcctgaccttgggctcggaccgaccatgtcacagggggccatcattaccctacccctagctagctcaggctacggggaacaagaccggcgtcccatctggctcgtcccggtaaaacaagtaatgatggcaccctgcgtgctccatgacgacggtggttctcagccccctacggaagcaaggagacgtcagcaaggacccgacagctccgacagctgtgctcctacagggctcgagcgctcctccgacggccacgacatcacatgaacagggcgccaaaacctcttcgacagccacgtcggcatgtacataggactctgtttctctctgctagacacgtaagcacattgctacacccccattgtacacctgggccttctccttacatctataaaaggaaggtccagtgccctcatacgagagggtggccgcgcgggaggatgggctgacgcacaggctctctctctccctcgcgaacgcttgtaaccccctactgcaagcgcatccgccctgggcgcaggacaacacgaggccgtgattccccttattgtttcccccttgtgttccatctcacgccgacccatctgggctgggacacgcagcgacaatttactcgtcggtccagggagcccccggggtcgaaacgccgacagttggtgcgccaggtaggggcctgctgcgtgttgatgaatagcttcccgtcaagctccagatgggtagtctccatcaacctctccaacccgggacgctgctccgtttcgggagtcttgagttcatgtccctcgacggtagctacgacatgatactccttcctccgccgcgcgacaacgacaatggcggccgtcagcccgcccgccggctgcggaatcgacgacgtcttccccgcgtgacggaagaacagcatccgggtctgtcccgtcaccttccccgccgacggaggaggaggcggggcaaccatggccaagcaggaggcgacacctcgtcggctgtcgagcgagtcaacggcgccggcgccccagcgggggacacgtcgggcgttgacctcgcgtcggagacgaagacgagcgtcgtctccccgcaacacgctaaccccaagcagacggacgacgccagcacgctcgcgaaggacttgctgaacgttagcctcgcacctgagacaacggtgcagtccgtccccgtcgcgactttgtcaccatccgtcgatcaagaggtaccgtccattttttatcctgtgccttttagattcagcttcgacccaccaagtgaccccgcttcggtggatgctttcataaaggcatatccgaactttccggggtatcatatgtggtcaacctgggaccgactgacgcccgtctcgacctacgggccccctggttccgaggaagatgacgagcccgactatggttgggatttctccaggctcggtaaccccagtgccatgcgggacttcatgaccgcatttgactactgcctctctgattgctccgatggtagccacagcctcggcgacacggactgtggcccaagtcgcgaatgtttcgacgtcgatctagggggtctcgacgaaggcaaccgccttggtatgccggaggatggcgatccccctaggcatgcgcctcgcgttgacatccttcgggagctagctgtggtcccagtccctgcggggggtcaggacgcacagctcgagcaaatccgcgagatgcaggccatgctcgacgaggaagcaagacaacttgtgcagctccggcagaatatcgggcaggagggggcaggccgagcaccggccggagaagcgcgtcatctggcccaggacgtccagcaccgcatcgccgacgatgcaagGCGAGGCTGCCCccgacttccagtggggtcggctagaacctggctgcagcagcaatactactccgagcgatgccggaaccatccaccactgaggggcggcgtatccagggagagctcaagaatctcctagaggatgccgcggtccgacgggccgaaagctctacctcccgaaggcaagggtacccccggagcatcgcgccgcgacttcccgattcatgcgggaagcctcggtccacaccgggcgcacgcgggatacagcgcctgcggccccgggatgcctcggcaacgagcaccaccgccgcgaccgtcgagcccacctcgacgataaggtgcgctgaggctaccaccccaggcgtgggggacgctacgacagcggggaggatcgaagccccttgcccgaaccacccggtccgcaagctttcagccgggccatacgacgggcgccgttcctgacccggttccgaaccccgactaccatcaccaagtactcgggggagacaaggccggaactgtggctcacggactaccggctggcctaccagctgggtggaatggacgatgacaacctcatcatccgcaacctccccctgttcctctccgacgctgcccgagcctggctggagcatctgcctcccgcggagatctccaactgggacgacctggtcaaagccttcgccggaaacttccagggcacatacgtgcaccctgggaactcttgggatctccaaagctgccgctaGCTatcgggagaatccctgcgggactacatccggcgattttcgaagcagcgcaccgagctgcccaacatcaccgactcagatgtcatcggcgcgttcctcaccggtaccacttgccgcgacctggtgagcaagctgggccgcaagactcccaccagggcgagcgagctgatggacatcgccaccaagttcgcctctggtctggaggcggtcgaggccatcttccggaaggacaagcagcctcaggggcgccagccggaagacgtccccgaggcgtccgctcagcgcggcaccaagaagaagagcaagaagaagtcgcaagcgaaacgcgacgccgccgacgcagaccttgtcgccgccaccgagcataggaaccctcggaagcctcctggaggcgccaacctgttcgacaagatgctcaaggagtcgtgcccctatcatcagggtcccgtcaagcacacccttgaggagtgcgtcatgcttcggcgctacttccgcaaggccgggccaccggcggaaggtggcagagcccacaacaacgacaagaaggaggagcacAAGGCAGAGAAGTTCcctgaggtccatgactgcttcatgatctatagtgggcaagtggcgaacgccttagctcggcaccgcaagcaagagcgccgggaggtctgcttggtgaaggtggcggtgccagtctacctagactggtccgacaagcccatcaccttcgaccaaggcgaccaccccgaccgcgtgccaagcccgggaaagtacccgctcgttgtcgatcccgtcatcggcaacgtcaggcttaccaaggtcctcatggacggaggcagcagcctcaacatcatctacgccgagaccctcgggctcctacagatcgatctgtccacgatccaggccggcgcggcgccttttcatgggatcatccccgggaagtgcgtccaaccccttgggcaactcgatctgctcgtctgctttgggactccctccaacttccgaaaggaaaccctcacgttcgaggtggtcgggttccaaggaacctaccacgtagtgctggggagaccatgctacgccaagttcatggccgtccccaactacacctacctcaagctcaagatgccgggccccaacggggtcatcaccgtcggctccacgtaccgacacgcgtacgaatgcgacgtggagtgcgtggagtacgccgaggccctcgccgaatccgaggccctcatcgccgacctgaagagcctctccaaggaggtgccagatgcgaagcgccacgccggcaacttcaagccagctgagacggttaagtccgtccctctcgaccccagcaacgacgcctccaagcaagtccggatcggctccaagctcgaccccaaataggaagcagtgctcgtcgactttctccgcgcgaacgccgaggtttttgtgtggagtccctcggacatgcctggcataccgagggatgtcgccgagcactcgctggatatccgagctggagcccgacccgtgaagcagcctctgcgctgatttgacgaagaaaagcgcagagccataggcgagaagatccacaagctaatggctgcagggttcatcaaagaggtattccatcccgaatggctagccaaccctgtgcttgtgagaaagaaaggcgggaaatggcggatgtgtgtagactacactggtctaaacaaagcatgtccgaaagtttcctaccctctgcctcgcatcgatcaaatcgtagattctactgctgggtgtgaaaccctgtcattcctcgatgcctactcaggatatcaccaaatcaggatgaaagagtccgaccagctcgcgacttctttcatcacaccttttggcatgtactgctacattactatgccattcggtttgaggaatgtgggtgcgacataccaaaggtgcatgaaccacgtgttcggagagcacattggtcgcacggtcgaggcttacgtcgatgacatcgtagtcaagacgaggaaagcctccggcctcctctctgaccttgaaacgacattcaagtgtctcaaggcgaaaggcgtaaaactcaatcccgagaagtgtgtcttcggagtcccccgaggcatgctcctggggttcatcgtctccgagcggggcatcgaggccaacccggagaaaatcgcggccatcaccaacatggggcccatcaaggacttgaaaggagtacagagggtcatgggatgccttgcggctctgagccgtttcatctcgcgcctcggtgaaagaagcctacctctgtaccgcctcttaaggaagactgagcgcttcacttggacccccgaggccgaggaagccctcgggaacctaaaggcgctccttacaagcgtgcccatcttggtgccccccgctgccggagaagccctcttgatctacgtcgccgctaccactcaggtggtcagcgtcgcgatcgtggtcgagagacgagaagaagggcacgcattgcccgtccagaggccggtctacttcatcagtgaggtactgtccgagaccaaaatccgctacccgcaaattcagaagctactgtacgtggtaattctgacgcgacgaaagttgcgacactacttcgagtctcatccagtgactgtggtgtcatccttccccctgggggagatcatctagtgtcgagaggcctcgggtaggattgcaaagtgggcggtggagatcatgggcgaaacaatctcgttcgcccctcggaaggccatcaagtcccaagtcttggcggactttgtggctgaatgggtcgacacccagcttccagcagctccgatccaacaggaactctggaccatgtttttcgatgggtcgttgatgaaaacaggagcgggtgcgggcctgctcttcatctcacccctcgggaagcacctccgctacgtgttgcgcccccatttcccagcgtccaacaacgtggccgagtacgaggctctggttaacgggttgcgcatcgccatcgagctaggggttcggcgcctcgacgctcgtggcgcctcgacgcttgtcatcgaccaagtcatgaagaactcccactgccgcgacccgaagatggaagcctactgcgacgaggtttggcgcctggaggacaagttctatgggctcgagctcaaccacatcgctcgacgatacaacgagactgcggacgagctggctaagatagcctcggggcggacaacggttcctccagacgtcttctcccgagacctacatcaaccctccgtcaagaccgatgacacgcccgagcccgaggaggcctcggcccagcccgaggctccctcggcc harbors:
- the LOC100283340 gene encoding (DL)-glycerol-3-phosphatase 1, mitochondrial, translating into MRTPIGNPPKIPFSQSPLPVPDLVHSHSRNPAAPRLMASCGAGDAASAQPRASISHVIFDMDGLLLDTEGFYTEVQEKILARYDKVFDWSLKAKMMGKKAAESARIFVDECGLNGLLTPEQFLEERESMLQALFPSCTKLPGVLRLVHHLHANGVPMAVATGSHKRHFALKTQNHQEMFSLMHHVVMGDDPEVKAGKPSPDIFLAAMRRFEGGVEPSKCLVFEDAPSGVAAAKNAGMSVVMVPDPRLDVSYHKGADQVLSSLLDFKPAEWGLPAFKE
- the LOC100283340 gene encoding (DL)-glycerol-3-phosphatase 1, mitochondrial isoform X1 → MRTPIGNPPKIPFSQSPLPVPDLVHSHSRNPAAPRLMASCGAGDAASAQPRASISHVIFDMDGLLLDTEGFYTEVQEKILARYDKVFDWSLKAKMMGKKAAESARIFVDECGLNGLLTPEQFLEERESMLQALFPSCTKLPGVLRLVHHLHANGVPMAVATGSHKRHFALKTQNHQEMFSLMHHVVMGDDPEVKAGKPSPDIFLAAMRRFEGGVEPSKCLVFEDAPSGVAAAKNAGM